One part of the Paenibacillus silvisoli genome encodes these proteins:
- a CDS encoding GGDEF domain-containing protein codes for MTIFDWLAGSAGQIFASASVMTILALMLFMAIKLYKSYRRNRTYLILIILLPVVLLQNGTFIALSYPGQTVWPYMDMANTFVSLLSFIIINFVFMKLYTGPSSALKGLPFLLMAIGLLLVAGAQLAFETDLTAGVTAEGNGTGLLALDFYGLILNFIILLNLRGIDQRFNYSASLIVYFVCQLSRLADSYVFFGKVPLLVILSHLLPVVYYALLFLLLFEWVLERLLMTFQSSITDGLTSLYNRRHFNKKAEQLLRETKRIAIIFCDIDNFKKLNDMQGHHRADGVLKQVADILKEETTGIGTAGRYGGEELLALVAAPDVKPEAVAETIRSRVEKETMVTISVGVSSAREGVSIAEVVRQADEAMYQSKTTGKNKVTLHPSMKERKRPASEDAAAKKRTQSQQVQS; via the coding sequence ATGACAATTTTCGATTGGCTTGCCGGTTCGGCGGGCCAAATTTTTGCCTCGGCATCCGTAATGACCATTCTCGCTCTCATGCTTTTCATGGCGATAAAGCTGTACAAGAGCTACAGACGCAACCGAACGTACCTCATTCTCATTATTCTGCTCCCGGTCGTGCTGCTGCAGAACGGGACGTTCATTGCGCTGTCCTATCCCGGGCAGACGGTATGGCCGTATATGGATATGGCGAATACGTTCGTCAGCTTGCTCTCGTTTATTATTATTAACTTTGTTTTCATGAAATTGTATACCGGTCCCAGCTCGGCATTAAAGGGCTTGCCGTTTCTGCTCATGGCCATCGGGCTGCTGCTTGTCGCGGGCGCTCAGCTGGCTTTCGAGACGGACTTGACCGCCGGCGTTACTGCGGAAGGAAACGGTACGGGGCTGCTCGCTCTCGATTTCTATGGCCTCATTCTAAACTTTATTATTTTGCTCAATTTGCGCGGCATTGACCAGCGCTTCAACTATTCGGCCAGCTTGATCGTTTATTTTGTCTGTCAGCTATCCCGCTTGGCCGACAGCTATGTGTTCTTTGGGAAAGTACCGCTGCTTGTCATCCTGAGCCATCTGCTCCCTGTCGTCTATTATGCGCTGCTCTTCCTGCTTTTGTTCGAATGGGTGCTTGAACGGCTGCTCATGACGTTTCAATCGTCCATTACGGACGGTTTAACGAGCTTGTACAACCGCCGCCATTTCAACAAGAAGGCCGAACAGCTGCTGCGGGAAACGAAACGAATCGCGATCATCTTTTGCGATATCGACAATTTCAAGAAGTTAAACGATATGCAAGGCCATCATAGAGCGGACGGCGTGCTGAAGCAGGTTGCCGACATCTTGAAGGAAGAAACGACAGGCATCGGCACGGCTGGCCGGTACGGCGGCGAAGAGCTGCTCGCGCTCGTTGCCGCTCCGGATGTGAAGCCCGAGGCGGTCGCCGAGACGATCCGCAGCCGGGTCGAGAAAGAGACGATGGTGACGATCAGCGTCGGCGTCAGCTCGGCTCGCGAAGGGGTCTCGATCGCCGAAGTCGTCCGGCAGGCGGACGAAGCGATGTATCAGTCCAAGACGACAGGCAAAAACAAAGTGACGCTCCACCCTTCCATGAAGGAGCGGAAACGCCCCGCAAGCGAGGATGCCGCGGCGAAGAAACGCACGCAGTCCCAGCAAGTCCAATCTTAA
- a CDS encoding 7-carboxy-7-deazaguanine synthase QueE → MSDNVAAPAARSVRLPMVEIFETVEGEGTRAGFPTVFVRLFGCNLRCVWCDTKYSYPPAEAEFTMSIEDIVAEVERDYKAEHICMTGGEPLLYGKRSAALLQALCDIERIKDVHVETNGAIDLEPFLNSVSSSKARYIMDYKLPDSGENEAMLHHNFALLREQDEVKFVIASDRDFDFAVETLQSYPTKALALFSPVWESMPPAKLVEKMLASGLTGVKLNLQLHKIIWDPAQRGV, encoded by the coding sequence ATGTCGGATAACGTTGCTGCTCCGGCGGCGCGCTCCGTACGTCTGCCGATGGTGGAAATTTTCGAAACGGTCGAAGGCGAAGGCACGCGTGCCGGGTTTCCGACCGTTTTTGTGCGTCTGTTCGGCTGCAACCTGCGCTGCGTCTGGTGCGATACCAAGTACAGCTATCCGCCGGCGGAAGCGGAGTTTACGATGTCGATCGAAGATATCGTGGCAGAGGTCGAGCGGGACTACAAAGCGGAGCATATTTGCATGACCGGGGGAGAGCCGCTGCTATATGGCAAGCGGTCAGCCGCACTTCTACAAGCGCTATGCGATATTGAACGCATCAAGGACGTCCATGTCGAAACGAACGGCGCCATCGATCTGGAGCCGTTTTTGAACAGCGTGAGCTCGTCCAAAGCGCGCTATATAATGGACTACAAGCTGCCGGATTCCGGCGAAAATGAAGCGATGCTGCATCACAACTTCGCGCTGCTGCGTGAGCAGGACGAAGTGAAATTCGTCATTGCGTCGGACCGCGATTTCGACTTTGCCGTCGAGACGCTGCAGAGCTATCCGACAAAGGCGCTTGCGCTATTTAGTCCGGTTTGGGAATCGATGCCGCCGGCCAAGCTGGTAGAGAAGATGCTGGCAAGCGGACTTACGGGCGTGAAGCTGAATTTGCAGCTGCACAAAATCATTTGGGATCCGGCTCAGAGAGGTGTGTAA
- the queC gene encoding 7-cyano-7-deazaguanine synthase QueC has protein sequence MKKAVIILSGGLDSTTCMGYAKEAGYELYPITFNYGQRHLIEINNARAVAEFYGVSDRFKVIELGFLRDFGGSALTDDTIAVPKMGADPVPEEAGEIPVTYVPGRNLLFLSIATSFAETVGAEAIYIGVNALDYSGYPDCRPEFIAKVEEVIALATKIGVEGKPISIETPLINLTKAGIVAEGMRMGVPYHLTTSCYNGELEACGECDSCRLRLKGFAEAGLTDPIPYK, from the coding sequence ATGAAAAAAGCAGTTATCATTTTGAGCGGCGGACTGGACAGCACGACTTGTATGGGCTATGCCAAGGAAGCAGGCTACGAGCTGTACCCGATTACGTTCAACTACGGACAGCGCCATCTAATCGAGATCAATAATGCGCGCGCGGTTGCGGAGTTTTACGGCGTGAGCGACCGCTTTAAAGTGATCGAGCTCGGATTTTTGCGGGATTTCGGCGGCAGCGCATTGACGGACGACACGATTGCCGTACCGAAAATGGGCGCGGACCCTGTACCGGAGGAAGCCGGAGAAATCCCGGTTACGTACGTGCCGGGCCGGAACTTGCTGTTCTTGTCGATCGCGACTTCGTTCGCCGAAACCGTAGGCGCGGAAGCGATCTACATCGGCGTGAACGCGCTCGATTACAGCGGCTATCCGGACTGCCGTCCGGAATTCATCGCGAAGGTGGAAGAGGTCATCGCGCTGGCGACGAAAATCGGCGTGGAAGGCAAGCCGATTTCGATCGAAACGCCGTTGATCAATCTCACCAAAGCAGGCATCGTGGCGGAAGGCATGCGCATGGGCGTACCGTACCACCTGACAACGTCTTGCTATAACGGCGAGCTAGAGGCTTGCGGCGAATGCGACAGCTGCAGATTACGGTTGAAGGGCTTCGCGGAAGCAGGCTTAACCGATCCGATCCCATATAAGTAA
- the queD gene encoding 6-carboxytetrahydropterin synthase QueD produces the protein MTYEIPKQIERLGEEIQEHQLRYHNRRVIVSKEFTFDSAHHLHLYEGKCKSLHGHTYKLQTMMSGKTDHRGLTIDFADMKRIAKERVIDKLDHRYLNEVLPPMNTTAENMVVWIYEQIQDALVEEGHYPNIRIEEIRLWETPTSYAAVTREMMEADEHVG, from the coding sequence GTGACATACGAGATTCCGAAACAGATCGAACGGCTCGGCGAAGAGATTCAGGAGCATCAGCTCCGTTATCATAACCGGCGGGTGATCGTTTCCAAGGAATTTACTTTTGACAGCGCGCATCATTTGCATTTATACGAAGGCAAGTGCAAGAGCTTGCACGGCCATACTTATAAACTTCAAACGATGATGTCCGGGAAGACGGACCATCGCGGACTTACGATCGATTTCGCAGATATGAAACGAATTGCCAAGGAGCGGGTCATCGATAAGCTGGACCACCGTTATTTGAACGAAGTGCTCCCGCCGATGAACACGACGGCCGAAAATATGGTCGTTTGGATTTACGAGCAAATCCAAGACGCATTGGTGGAAGAAGGACATTACCCGAATATCCGCATTGAAGAAATCCGTCTATGGGAAACGCCGACCAGCTATGCGGCAGTTACGCGCGAGATGATGGAGGCTGACGAGCATGTCGGATAA